The Musa acuminata AAA Group cultivar baxijiao chromosome BXJ1-3, Cavendish_Baxijiao_AAA, whole genome shotgun sequence genome window below encodes:
- the LOC135623631 gene encoding PTI1-like tyrosine-protein kinase At3g15890: MLQRCICCCFSLEGREAARRSHKGHGGGGYPWEIYTLKQLVHATRNFHEDNKLGEGGFGTVYWGRTDKGVEIAVKRLKAMTAKAEMEFAVEVEVLGRVRHKNLLSLRGFYAGGEERLIVYDYMPNHSLLSHLHGRRSADLLLDWPRRMQIAIGAAEGLAYLHHEASPHIIHRDVKTSNVLLDADFCAKVADFGFAKLIPEGVSHLTTRVKGTLGYLAPEYAMWGKVAESCDVYSFGVLLLEIVSARKPIEKLPGGVKRDIVQWAAPLVEKGAWERIADPRLGERFEPAELRNAVAVALRCTDLNPDNRPTMKEAVELLKGRGLWKRTKDVAVEKAIGEEGDEEEDAGISEPSQPERQSWKTTIVR, translated from the exons ATGCTTCAGAGATGCATCTGCTGCTGCTTCTCCCTCGAGGGGCGTGAGGCTGCACGAAG ATCACACAAGGGCCATGGTGGCGGCGGCTATCCTTGGGAAATCTACACCCTGAAACAGCTCGTCCATGCAACGAGGAACTTCCATGAGGACAACAAGCTCGGAGAAGGCGGCTTTGGGACTGTCTACTGGGGTAGAACTGACAAAGGAGTGGAG ATCGCTGTGAAGCGGCTCAAGGCCATGACGGCCAAGGCGGAGATGGAGTTCGCCGTCGAAGTGGAGGTGCTGGGGAGGGTAAGGCACAAGAATCTACTGAGCCTGAGAGGTTTCTACGCAGGTGGCGAGGAGAGGCTGATCGTTTACGATTACATGCCCAACCACAGCCTGCTCAGCCATCTCCATGGCCGTCGCTCCGCCGATCTGCTCCTCGACTGGCCTCGCAGGATGCAGATCGCCATCGGAGCAGCGGAAGGACTCGC GTACTTGCACCATGAGGCGAGCCCTCACATCATACACCGAGACGTGAAGACCAGCAACGTGCTGCTCGACGCCGACTTCTGCGCCAAAGTGGCCGACTTCGGGTTCGCGAAGCTGATCCCGGAGGGAGTGAGCCACCTGACGACGAGGGTGAAGGGGACGCTGGGCTACCTCGCACCTGAGTACGCCATGTGGGGGAAAGTCGCCGAGAGCTgcgacgtgtacagcttcggcGTTCTGCTGCTGGAGATCGTGAGCGCCAGGAAGCCCATCGAGAAGCTACCCGGCGGCGTCAAGCGCGACATAGTGCAGTGGGCGGCGCCGCTGGTGGAGAAGGGCGCGTGGGAGCGCATCGCGGACCCACGCCTCGGGGAAAGGTTCGAGCCGGCGGAGCTGCGGAACGCGGTGGCGGTCGCCTTGCGGTGCACCGACCTCAACCCCGACAACCGGCccaccatgaaggaagcggtggagCTCCTCAAAGGCCGGGGGTTGTGGAAGAGGACGAAGGATGTAGCGGTGGAGAAGGCAATCGGCGAGGAAGGGGACGAGGAGGAGGATGCCGGAATAAGCGAACCTTCTCAGCCTGAGAGGCAGAGCTGGAAAACCACAATAGTGAGGTAG